gcggcgagTGTCCCCGGGGAGCAGCATGTGGGGGAGAAGAGACTATGGGGTTGCACCTCCTGGGTAGTAAGAGGGAGACGGGGATCGTGTAGCTCCCCAGGACCGTGGACGGAGCTCGGGCCCAGGGCGCTGATGGGGTAAGGGTGGGGGCCCCATaaccgacccccccccccccgggcccgcCGGGAGGGAGCCGGGGCTCCAAGGGAGAGGCGGAGAGCAGGTTGAGAGGGATCAAGGTCCAGCTCCGGGCAGTtaccctcccccatcccccactcagCCTCCTGCCGCCTCCTCACCCAGTGGGGCGCCCAGCCATGGCCAGACCACCCGCCCCGGGCTCGGTGATTGTGCCAGACTGGCACGAGAGCGCCGAGGGCAAGGAGTACCTGGCCTGCATCCTGCGCAAGAACCGCAGACGGGTGTTCGGTAAGTGCCTGTGGCctgtcaccccccacccccgggtgaCAACAGTGTCACCTGGTgtttcctgggggggggggcagagaagtAGGGCAGTGAGGGCCTGCTTTTCACTTGGGGACCCCTGGAAGCCCTATCCCTGGGCGCGCCCCCctgtcccccccccgccccccccccccccccccccccccccccgcaggcctTAGAGCTAATTCCATCTTCAGAGCCAGGAacatggaaacagcccaaacCCTGCCAAGAACCACTGTCACCAGAGAGGCTGTTGATTGAGTTCTCACCCGGTGCCAGGCCCTCTGCTGGGCACATTACACAACAGACCCCCCCATTTACCCTCAGCACTACCCCTTACAGACTTCTCCAAGACCCAGCCTGCTAAATAGAGGTAAGCCTCACCTATATCCTGCTGTCTCTAAGACAAGACATTCGTATTTCCCAGGATGAAGCCAACCCAGGGTTGGGCTGACAGGTCAGCAGAGGGGCCTGGCATCTGCTGTGAGAGCTCAGCTCCAGCCAGAAGAAACAAAGCACCAGAAAGGTTtaagacagagaatgagagggcAACCCACAACTTAGGACTTTCAGGTCCTAGGCCCTGTGGATGTATCCTAatttagactcttttttttttttttcaaattaaaagcaTTCATAAAGATCTGATCTATTGATTCTAATAAGTCTATTTATAGTAATTGAGAATATGTGTGCCGATATTTCTCCATTGaggaaacactgatgaaaaaccTTGCCTCTACGTGTGGGAAATCTAGAACGTGTGATAATAGTATCAATTAAAACAGcctcattgggatccctgggtggcgcagcggtttggcgcctgcctttggcccagggcgcgatcctggagacctgggatcgagtcccacatcgggctcccagtgcatggagcctgcttctccctctgcctgtgtctctgcctctctctctctctctctctgtgtgactatcataaataaataaaaattttttaaaaaaaaataaattaataaaacagccTCATGCATGCATCAAACTTTAAAAGTAATTTGGTGTTATCTGGAGTGGGCCTTGGTGCAGCTCACAGAGCACAAGTGCTCTTAGCCGAGCTCATCCAGGGATCCTGCTTGTGTCCCAGGCCTCTAATGAGTATAGAAAACCATGGGTGGCTGGCACTGAAAGTCTCTTAAGAGTTGATGGGTCTGATGGGGCAAGTGCAGGTTGACCTCttgacacccccaccccaccccgtttCCTTCTCGCCCAGGGCTGCTGGAACGGCCAGTGCTGCCCCCACCCGTGGCCATTGACACAGCCAGCTACAAGATCTTCATGTCTGGGAAGAGTGGCGTGGGCAAGACGGCACTGGTGGCCAAGCTGGCTGGCCTAGAGGTACCCGTGGTACACCATGAGACCACTGGTGAGTCCAACCATGGAGGGCTTCCCTGGGGTGGAGGAAAGACTGGCCCTTGTCCCACCATTTAGTCTGCAACCTTGAaaagtcacttcacttctctgagcctacACTGTTCAACAGAGATAATGGTACCAACGCCAAGTACTAGTGGTAGTACTGAGCTGACACAAGACAGGTGCTCGAGGAGCtctactcttcctttcttctttccttccactgGATGCTCATTGGCCATCAGGTTGCAACATCTTCCAGTATCCAGTACCTTTGGGTCCCCCTCTGCGTACAAGTGAAACTGCTTTGTCGTGGCTAGGGCTACGGCTGCATCTCCCCAGCCGACTGGAGGCTCATCTAGGGCAAGTCGGTTTCTCCATCAGATTGAGGTTAGCGACTGTATCTTCCTCGTCAGGCTGGTGACCCATGAGGGACATGTcttcttcctatttcttcctggCCACCTACCCCTCTCCACTCTGCCTCCCCCATGCTGAATGGCTGACCCTCCCCAGGCATCCAGACCACCGTGGTATTTTGGCCAGCCAAGCTGCAGGTCAGCGACCGTGTTGTCATGTTCCGCTTTGAGTTCTGGGACTGTGGGGAGTCTGCACTCAAAAAGTTCGATCACATGCTGCCGGTGAGCAGGCAGGTGGGCCTGGGAGGGTCTGGGAGGAGCTAGTTGCCTGTTGCCTGCTCTGCAGGAGCCAGATTTGGGCATGGGCCAAGGGTGCTGCCCCATGTGGGTGAGCTCTGAGCTGGCAGGGGGGACTGGGTCCTCACCCGGGCTCTGCCCTGGGATAGTCACTCCCTGCTCTGGGCCTGTGGAGGGAGGAGTGAGCTGAGACTTCTCAGGGCCTCAGGTTACAAGCCTCACATCAGCCTCTCCATCCCCAGGCTTGCAAGGAGAAAACAGatgctttcctcttcctcttctccttcaccGACCGCGCCTCCTTTGAAGACCTCCCTGGACAGCTGGCCCGAGTAGCAGGAGAGGCCCCTGGTGTTGTCAGGATGGTCATCGGCTCCAAGTATCCTTTGGGTGGCCCCTAGAACAGTCAGAGGCCACACCTGGCAAGGCATGGAGCAAGGGTATCAGGGACACTGCCTCTGCCCAGTTGTGGGGCCTAGTCCCAtggactttatcttttttttttttttaagattttatttattcatgagagacaatgagggaggcagagacacaggcagagggagaagcaggctcctcagacagagcccgatgcgggactcgatcccggaaccccaggatcacaccccaagccaaagacagatgctcaactgctgagccaccaggcgtcccccATGGACTTTATCTTAAAGGCAGCAGGGGCCTCCCCTGCAccagcccagggaggagggctAAGGCGGCCGGTAAGCAGAGGCACCCAGCCAGGCTCCTTGACCCTCCTCCAGATTTGACCAGTACATGCACACAGATGTGCCGGAGCGTGACCTCACAGCCTTCCGGCAGGCCTGGAAACTGCCCCTCCTGCGGGTGAAGAGTGTGCCAGGGCGGCGGCTGGCGGATGGGCGCACGCTAGATGGGCGGGCTGGCCTGGCCGACATTGCCCACGTGCTCAATGGCCTGGCGGAACAGCTGTGGCACCAGGACCAGGTGGCGGCTGGCCTGCTCCCCAACGCCTCTGAGAACACCCCCAGCTGATCCCTACTCCCAACTCTCAGGCGACCTAAGGAAGAGGGCGGCAACCAGGTCCTAAGGCCGAGGCAGGAATATCGATGGCGTCCTGAGGGCCGGCCAGAGGGGCCTGTCAGGAGAATGGTGCCCTGAGAAGCCTCCTGCCCCAGCAGCACCTTCCTTGCAGAATTCATGGCAGTGAGATGGGGGCACAAGGCTCTGTGGGCCAGTCGGCTGAGGGCACGTGGGTGCCCCCcggccttctccctctgccctgggtgtgtggggggggtctAGGCTCCAGAAGCTGAGGAACTATAGGGGCAGGGCCCACTGGCCTCAAGCTTCTCCCCCAGCTGCCTGTTACCCACTCCCTTGCTGCTGTACCCAGAGATGGTGACTGGGAAGAGGGTTGTCCCAGCCGGGCCTTCGATCAAGAGCCTGTATTAGTTGAGTGACACCATCTGCTGTACCAGATAAACCCCAAAATATCGGTGGCTTAACTCTACTGAAAATTTTTTCTTGCTGTGTCTCACTTCAGGTGGAAGTGAAGGTGGGTCTGGAGGTTCTGCTGAGTGAACTCATGCAGAGACGCTGACCCCAGGGCAAACAGGCTCCCGGGTTTGCAGATTCTGAATGAGTGCAAGTGGAAGGTCACCTAGGAGGTTTCCGTGGACCTGGCCTCTGGCCATGTGCCTTCTGCCCACCTTCCTTGGCCAACACACAGTCACATGGTTACATGGAGCTGCAGGGCATGCCGGGAAATGTAGTCCACCACCGTGTTAAGTAGGTGAGCCCTCTCTGCAGTACCTTTCTCCATCACGGAGGTGCCAGGCTAGGACAGCGACCCTGCCAGCCTGGGGAATCCAAAAACTCCCTTTGCAGGACCAGGGGCTGAACCAGGTGGGGTCAGGGAGTGAGTTGCCCAGTTGGGCAGCTCTGCGCTGTGGAAAGCCACAAGGGCAGGTGTAGGAAAGTGAGTGAATTTGCCCACTCTTCTTCACCCCTGCCCCATCTGCTGGAGACACTGGTGAATGCAGGCCGATGTATGGCGGGGTGCTGATGATGAGGGCCTTTATACGTTTGGACACCCCCTGATGGTGGGCTGAGGCCTGGCCTGAGTCTGAGCCAACTGGAAGGGCCAGCCATGTGGCCCCAAAAGCCAGCTGACCCTTGGAGCCCTCTCTTGCGAAGGCAGCACTGGGCTCTGTACACCCCATACTCAACATGCATGATCACATACTGGCACTTGTTCTAAAACGCTGCCCTTCACACGTACGCACACCTGCTGGCACACACAGGAAGTTCCTGTATACCCACTCTGGCTCACACTCCTGGGCACACTGTTTGCCTGCATGGCATTTACCACGTCTGCCACCCTGGGCTCCACCTGAAGTTTTGTCACCCCTTCCAGGGCCCAAAGGACTGATTTGAGCACCTTCTTACCCCCCCAGCTCTGGTTCAGAGCTGAGACCTGAGCTCATCCCATACCCCAGACTAGGAATGTTCGTGGGCAGGACCCATGCCTCTCAGAGGCACAGCTGGTAGACTGGCTACGGCTCCTGGGCCATAGACCCTCCCACTGGAGGCATCAGCTCTGTTTCTGGGCAGGAGGTTCAGTCCGTTCTTCTCTGTTCTTAGCTCCAGTAGACCTTACCCTAGCAGGTGACAGCAAAGTTTGGGAGTGAGACCCAGTGAAGGTAGCCTCTGTGCTTGAATGTGACCCCGTAGCTATAGATTATTTGTGTTGTCAGCACCGGCTACCCCACGTCCAGCTGGTTATCTCTGGGCTTGAAGCTCCCCCAGAAAGGAAGCTTCTGTGTCCTTCTGCATCCTTCTTGGGCACCAGCTCTGCACCAGCAGGCCAGTTTTCTCCTGGTTAGCCCAGCTTCAGTCAGGGACTCACCCTGCCACCCTCCTTCACCCCAAACCAGGAGGTGAACAAACCCTGTGTTTGCCTGTGTAAGGACAAGGTGGGAAGGGTGGTGGGACTTGGAGCCCAGCCACCTGCCATCGCAGCAGCATGTTCTCAGCCCCTGCAAGACCTGCCCCTTTGCCACTTCAGTACTTAGTAGGCTGCTTGTCCAGGGGCCTCCAAGGCAGTGTAGAACTGGGAAGCCgagggaggaaggaagcattATAACACCTGGTGGCCATGCCGTGCCTGCAGGGTGCTCTCTGGGCAGGGTCACAGGGAGAGTGAGAGGAGTGTGTAGACACACATGTGTGGATTCAGGCCAGCTTCGTGGGCTTGCCACGTGGGCAGTCCCCAGGGTCCCACACTCAGAGGGGCCTTCCCACCTGGTTTAATGCTCTGCAGTTGCCATCTTGGAACTGTGGACACCACAAATTATGCAGCAAGTCCTGGTGTGTTGTCCAGGGACAGGGTCTGGGTTCCAGATAAAGCTCCCCTCTCAGGACTTGGAGTCAGAGGCTGCTTCAGTGAAGTGTCACAAGGGAGGCCCGTAGGAGAAGGGACCATCTTCTCctgaggtgagggtgggggtgagttGTGCTATGGCCCAGCCCTGCTCCTGATCTTCCCTGAGTCAGGACTTAGCAGCCCCGCTTCCTTCCCCAAACAGGCTCTCAAGGAGTCCCACCCCCTTCCCTACAGGGGAGTGCCTTGG
The Vulpes vulpes isolate BD-2025 chromosome 2, VulVul3, whole genome shotgun sequence genome window above contains:
- the CPLANE2 gene encoding ciliogenesis and planar polarity effector 2 isoform X1, whose product is MTWEGRAASVPGEQHVGEKRLWGCTSWVVRGRRGSCSSPGPWTELGPRALMGLLPPPHPVGRPAMARPPAPGSVIVPDWHESAEGKEYLACILRKNRRRVFGLLERPVLPPPVAIDTASYKIFMSGKSGVGKTALVAKLAGLEVPVVHHETTGIQTTVVFWPAKLQVSDRVVMFRFEFWDCGESALKKFDHMLPACKEKTDAFLFLFSFTDRASFEDLPGQLARVAGEAPGVVRMVIGSKFDQYMHTDVPERDLTAFRQAWKLPLLRVKSVPGRRLADGRTLDGRAGLADIAHVLNGLAEQLWHQDQVAAGLLPNASENTPS
- the CPLANE2 gene encoding ciliogenesis and planar polarity effector 2 isoform X3, which encodes MTWEGRAASVPGEQHVGEKRLWGCTSWVVRGRRGSCSSPGPWTELGPRALMGLLPPPHPVGRPAMARPPAPGSVIVPDWHESAEGKEYLACILRKNRRRVFGLLERPVLPPPVAIDTASYKIFMSGKSGVGKTALVAKLAGLEVPVVHHETTGPLGTAQTPTLTDCGIHTGPAGDASTASSCPSKPRPSWSHGSASASPWPTTRTSVASRKRP
- the CPLANE2 gene encoding ciliogenesis and planar polarity effector 2 isoform X2 encodes the protein MARPPAPGSVIVPDWHESAEGKEYLACILRKNRRRVFGLLERPVLPPPVAIDTASYKIFMSGKSGVGKTALVAKLAGLEVPVVHHETTGIQTTVVFWPAKLQVSDRVVMFRFEFWDCGESALKKFDHMLPACKEKTDAFLFLFSFTDRASFEDLPGQLARVAGEAPGVVRMVIGSKFDQYMHTDVPERDLTAFRQAWKLPLLRVKSVPGRRLADGRTLDGRAGLADIAHVLNGLAEQLWHQDQVAAGLLPNASENTPS